Below is a window of Pseudomonadota bacterium DNA.
TTTTTGGCTTAATGCTGAAAAACGGGGTCTCATTTCCATAGTATCTCTTCAATAATCTTATCTTTAAGGGCTTTTTTTGATCCACGGTGAACCCTCACCAATTCTTTGAGATAAGCAAAACATCCGTCAAGAGAATTTGTCGTGTTCGGCATATTGAGCTCAGGATACTTCTCGTAAGTAAACAGATAAGGAAGATTTACTTTTAAGCTCCTGTAAGCCGAGCGAAGCCGTTTGTGGGTGTAGTGCCACCTTCCCGTCACAAGATCAATCGTTCTCTCCCTGATAAAAAAGCGCCATCGGTCATGCCAAGTGTCGAGAGCTGCGGTAAAATCCTTCTCATTCGTCGCGCAGAGGACCTTGGTAAGCTTTTTCAGTTCGATACTTGCCTCTAATTTTGGGTTGTTCGTAAGATAGCGGTTCATGATCTGTTTCTGGTGGAAGTGGCACATCTGAACAGGGATATCGGAAAAGAGCTGTCTTACTCCAGGCCTGCCATCAAGGACGATTGCTTTTATAGCATATCCCATATCCTCCAATGTTCTTCTTCCATGCCAGTATGCATCGATGGATTCACTTTTGACTTCCTTGACATAGAGGTTCTTCTTCAGATGCAGTGCCCGTATGACCATTATGCCAAAGCTCCTTTTGAAGAATGTAACATCAGCTATTGCAACAACAGGTTGAGGGCTATGACAATGTTCCTTCACCGGAGCTTTTCGTATATGGTCCCTTATCCAGTCTTTCCCTCTGCTGTACTTTTCTGATAGCTGACGTATTGTCTGCCGCTGATATACATACTCGTTCCAGATGATGCGATCTAACCGTTGTTGCCGGGGATTGTTTTGGAATTGTTTTCCACAGGATCTACACAGGTATCTTTGCCTATGTTTGTTATAAAAGCCTTTCTTTTTTGTGTTCTTTGAGCCGCAATAGGGACAGTTTTTTTACCCATTTTTTCAGCCTCTTAAATTTATTATAGTGTAACATACTGATACTATAGCAATTAAAGGCTATTTTAGACCCCGTTTTTCAGCATTAAGCCTGCTTTTTCTAAAACTGTTTTAGAAAAAGTTTGTGCAAGCCTTACTGATAATCTTACATGAAGGGCATTGATCATTTGTTTTCTGTCCTAAAATATCCGGTTTCAACGATTGACATAAAACGGCGCACGTTGCTTTATCGCTTACGTCCGTGTTGGTGGATGGGTTGGAGTCATACGGTTCATGGAACTACTCATTCAATCTTTGCGCCCCTCTCGGCCAATAGTTCTCTCAGCACCGACCGATGGCAGCGTGCTTCATCCTCGCAGTAGCATCCGACAGAGAAATTGCTCTGATGTGAAAGTACTGCCAACAGATCAAGTGTTCGGCTGATTTCCGTGGTTGCCATCTCGGCTCGATATTTCTTGACGAAAGCAGCCCACTGGGCGGGCGTATTTGCCTCTTGCCCAAGCTTCATGGTTTCAGCGCTCGGAGCGAGATTTGGAAACCACACGTCGTACCAATTTTGTGATACGAACTCGGGTTTTGGCACCCCCCTTGGCGGACGACGCACAGTTCCAATGCGAGTGCCCTCGCCTTCGTTTCGCGCTGTGCCTAACATGACGATTCTAATGGCCATTGCTGCCTCCTGCTAATGAATGTGTACAAAAGTGTTACCCATGTCCCCAGAATAATCTGTTACCTATGTCCCCGTTCGGTCCCCCAATCATATGTTATTGCGCCTTGTTTGCAAACATCAACACAGGTGCCACAGAGAATGCATTCCGCATTTTCCATACTTTTGTTATTAACCATTTCCTCTACCGGAAGGCTCATCGGACAGTGTTCAGTACAGGCGTGACAATGCTTACAGGCTTCATGGTTTGACTTTAATTGC
It encodes the following:
- a CDS encoding DUF488 family protein; this translates as MAIRIVMLGTARNEGEGTRIGTVRRPPRGVPKPEFVSQNWYDVWFPNLAPSAETMKLGQEANTPAQWAAFVKKYRAEMATTEISRTLDLLAVLSHQSNFSVGCYCEDEARCHRSVLRELLAERGAKIE
- a CDS encoding 4Fe-4S binding protein is translated as QLKSNHEACKHCHACTEHCPMSLPVEEMVNNKSMENAECILCGTCVDVCKQGAITYDWGTERGHR